In a single window of the Pseudomonas sp. B21-015 genome:
- a CDS encoding helix-turn-helix transcriptional regulator, translated as MEHAPCISQIATLLADPKRSAMMWALMDGSARHTEELALLAGLSPSSASAHLGRLSTGGLLKVETRGRKRFFRLAAPEVGAAIEALASATLASTPQDIPDVFKRTSPIAKPQVAPSSLLRARLCDDHLGGTLAADLYQRLLDAGWIEQFDQRVMITHKGSTQLATRGVFIQALAYRDSRVACACPDWSERRPHMGGSLGAALLQLFMQSGWLSLPNDSRALQITAAGQREIHRFAKETELEMAF; from the coding sequence ATGGAACATGCACCTTGCATCAGCCAGATCGCCACGTTGCTGGCTGACCCAAAGCGCAGCGCAATGATGTGGGCCTTGATGGACGGCTCGGCACGGCATACCGAGGAGCTGGCGTTGCTGGCGGGCCTGTCTCCGTCTTCGGCCAGTGCGCATTTGGGGCGCTTGTCCACCGGCGGTCTGTTGAAAGTCGAAACCCGTGGGCGCAAGCGGTTTTTCCGGCTTGCCGCGCCCGAAGTCGGCGCCGCGATAGAAGCGCTGGCCAGCGCTACTCTGGCCAGCACGCCTCAGGACATTCCAGATGTTTTCAAACGCACGAGCCCTATCGCCAAACCTCAGGTGGCGCCTTCGTCACTGCTGCGGGCCAGGCTCTGCGATGACCATTTGGGAGGCACCCTGGCCGCCGACCTCTACCAGCGTCTGCTGGATGCAGGCTGGATCGAGCAATTCGATCAGCGGGTCATGATCACTCACAAGGGTTCCACACAGTTGGCAACACGCGGTGTGTTCATTCAGGCGCTGGCTTATCGCGACAGCAGAGTGGCCTGCGCTTGCCCGGACTGGAGCGAAAGACGTCCGCACATGGGCGGCTCATTGGGCGCAGCCTTGTTGCAGCTGTTCATGCAGTCCGGCTGGCTGAGCCTGCCCAACGATTCGCGAGCCTTGCAGATCACGGCCGCGGGGCAGCGTGAAATCCATCGTTTCGCCAAGGAAACCGAGCTGGAAATGGCGTTTTAG
- a CDS encoding LysR family transcriptional regulator, whose protein sequence is MLRFDDLQLFVRAADLGSLSAAARGMDMSAAVASAALKRIEQQLGARLLARSTRSLRLTAEGEGFLEYARAALSSLDEGRRLLASGQDQVSGILQLSAPSDFGRNLLLPWLDEFQREHPRLTVRLLLGDRIADLFRQPVDIALRYGEPEDSSLVALPVAPHNRRVLCAAPSYLARHGEPRHLEQLAQHNCLLFMLGSRVHDHWSFHDGKREVSLTVSGDRFSDDADVVRLWAVAGAGIAYKSWLDVAADVLAGRLNVLMPELLCERAPLNLLCAHRAQLSKPVNLLREMLASRCARISSQFPAISGVDH, encoded by the coding sequence ATGTTGCGTTTCGATGACTTGCAGTTGTTCGTTCGGGCTGCGGACCTGGGCAGTCTGTCGGCGGCGGCGCGGGGGATGGATATGTCGGCGGCGGTGGCCAGCGCGGCGTTGAAACGCATCGAACAACAGCTCGGCGCACGCTTGCTCGCCCGTTCTACCCGCAGCCTGCGCCTGACGGCCGAAGGCGAGGGCTTTCTGGAGTACGCCCGGGCCGCCTTGAGCAGCCTCGATGAGGGCCGCCGCTTGCTGGCCAGCGGTCAGGATCAGGTCAGCGGGATTTTGCAGCTGTCGGCGCCTTCGGATTTCGGGCGCAACTTGCTATTGCCATGGCTCGACGAGTTTCAGCGTGAACATCCCAGGCTCACGGTGCGTTTGCTGCTCGGTGACCGCATCGCCGACCTGTTCCGCCAACCGGTGGACATCGCCCTGCGTTACGGCGAGCCGGAAGATTCGAGCCTGGTGGCGCTACCTGTCGCCCCGCACAACCGCCGCGTGCTCTGTGCTGCGCCGAGCTATCTGGCCCGGCATGGCGAACCGCGGCATCTGGAGCAACTGGCTCAGCACAATTGCCTGTTATTCATGCTCGGCAGCCGGGTCCACGATCACTGGAGTTTCCACGACGGCAAACGCGAAGTGAGCCTGACCGTCAGCGGCGATCGCTTCAGTGACGATGCCGATGTGGTGCGGCTGTGGGCCGTGGCGGGGGCGGGGATTGCGTATAAATCCTGGCTCGATGTCGCCGCCGATGTGCTCGCCGGTCGATTGAACGTGTTAATGCCAGAGCTGCTCTGTGAGCGCGCACCGCTGAATTTGCTGTGCGCCCATCGCGCACAATTGAGTAAGCCGGTGAACCTTTTGCGGGAAATGCTTGCCAGCCGATGCGCTCGGATAAGCAGTCAATTTCCGGCGATATCGGGTGTCGATCATTAG
- a CDS encoding zinc-binding alcohol dehydrogenase family protein, translating into MKAVAYYASLPISDEKSLQDIELPEPVAGPRDLLVEVKAISVNPVDTKIRQNIQPEGGVAKVLGWDVAGVVKAVGSEVTLFKAGDKVYYAGSIARAGGNSERHVVDERIVGHMPKTLGFAEAAALPLTAITAWELLFERLQVHEGKTDEGQSLLIVGAAGGVGSILTQLASQLTGLKVIGTASRAQTQSWVRDLGADQVINHSHPLSEELKRAGFEHVTHVASLTQTDQHLDQLVEALAPQGKLALIDDPKALDVTKLKRKSLSLHWEFMYTRSLFETADMIEQHKLLNRVAGLIDAGTLKTTVGEHFGTINAANLRRAHELLESGKSKGKIVLEGF; encoded by the coding sequence ATGAAAGCCGTTGCCTACTACGCCTCCTTGCCAATCAGCGACGAAAAATCCCTGCAAGACATCGAACTGCCAGAACCGGTCGCCGGCCCGCGCGACCTGTTGGTGGAGGTCAAAGCCATCTCGGTCAACCCGGTGGATACCAAGATTCGCCAGAACATCCAGCCTGAAGGTGGCGTGGCAAAGGTGCTGGGCTGGGACGTGGCCGGTGTGGTCAAGGCCGTCGGTAGCGAAGTGACCTTGTTCAAGGCCGGCGACAAGGTGTACTACGCCGGCTCCATCGCCCGTGCCGGCGGCAACAGCGAGCGGCATGTGGTGGATGAGCGCATCGTCGGCCATATGCCGAAGACCCTCGGGTTCGCCGAAGCCGCCGCTCTGCCGCTGACCGCCATCACCGCGTGGGAACTGCTGTTCGAACGCCTGCAAGTGCATGAGGGCAAAACCGATGAAGGCCAGAGCCTGCTGATCGTCGGTGCCGCTGGCGGTGTGGGTTCTATCCTTACGCAACTGGCCAGCCAGCTCACCGGACTGAAAGTCATTGGCACTGCTTCCCGTGCGCAAACCCAGAGCTGGGTGCGTGACCTGGGCGCCGATCAAGTGATCAATCACAGCCATCCGCTGAGTGAAGAACTCAAACGTGCCGGGTTCGAGCATGTGACCCACGTCGCCAGCCTGACCCAGACCGACCAACACCTGGATCAATTGGTGGAGGCGTTGGCGCCGCAAGGCAAGCTGGCGCTGATCGATGATCCGAAGGCGCTGGACGTGACCAAGCTCAAGCGCAAGAGCCTGTCGCTGCACTGGGAATTCATGTACACCCGCTCGCTGTTCGAAACCGCAGACATGATCGAGCAGCACAAACTGCTCAACCGCGTCGCCGGGCTGATCGATGCGGGCACGCTGAAAACCACGGTCGGCGAGCACTTCGGCACCATCAACGCAGCCAACCTGCGTCGTGCCCATGAACTGCTGGAAAGCGGCAAGTCCAAGGGCAAGATTGTGCTTGAAGGGTTCTGA
- a CDS encoding multidrug effflux MFS transporter: protein MNFRTILILGALSAFGPLAIDFYLPAFPAMALAFGTDEKHVQLTLAAYFLGLSIGQLAYGPVADRFGRRIPLLTGVGLFTAASLACAYAPNLEWLIGARFVQALGGCAGMVISRAVVSDKCDAVGSAKVFSQLMLVMGLAPILAPMLGGFLVNTTGWQSIFLVLTGFSALVGGAVALGLPESLPSHVPRQPLSGALRQYGRLLADPIFLGHALTGGIAIGGMFAYIAGSPFVFIKLYGVPAEHFGWLFGINAAGFILVAQLNARLLAKRGPAFLLARTVWFYLAGGLALLAVSALHTMHLWPLLIPLFLCIASLGCIVPNASACAMNGQGARAGSASAMLGCLQFSVAAGAAALLGVLHDGSAMPMAMVISLCGILVVSVAMLTQRLQNARALTQAQV from the coding sequence ATGAACTTCCGCACAATCCTGATTCTCGGCGCCTTGAGCGCTTTCGGTCCGCTGGCGATCGATTTCTACCTGCCGGCATTTCCGGCAATGGCGCTCGCTTTCGGTACCGACGAAAAACACGTTCAACTGACCCTGGCGGCCTATTTCCTCGGCTTGTCCATTGGTCAACTGGCGTATGGCCCTGTAGCGGATCGCTTTGGGCGACGCATCCCCTTGCTGACAGGCGTCGGCTTGTTCACCGCAGCCTCGTTGGCCTGCGCTTACGCGCCGAATCTGGAGTGGCTGATTGGCGCGCGTTTCGTCCAGGCGCTGGGCGGTTGCGCGGGCATGGTGATTTCCCGGGCCGTGGTCAGCGATAAATGCGATGCGGTGGGTTCGGCGAAAGTCTTTTCGCAGCTGATGCTGGTGATGGGCCTGGCACCGATCCTTGCGCCGATGCTGGGCGGGTTCTTGGTCAACACGACGGGCTGGCAGTCGATCTTTCTCGTGCTGACCGGTTTCAGTGCGCTGGTAGGGGGGGCCGTGGCCCTCGGTCTGCCGGAAAGTTTGCCGTCCCATGTGCCGCGCCAACCGTTGTCGGGCGCGCTGCGCCAGTATGGTCGGTTGTTGGCGGACCCGATATTCCTTGGCCACGCCCTGACCGGTGGTATCGCCATCGGCGGGATGTTTGCCTACATCGCCGGTTCACCGTTCGTGTTCATCAAACTCTATGGTGTGCCGGCCGAGCATTTCGGCTGGCTATTCGGCATTAACGCGGCGGGATTCATTCTAGTAGCCCAGTTGAATGCACGGTTGCTGGCAAAGCGCGGTCCGGCCTTTTTACTGGCGCGTACCGTCTGGTTCTACCTGGCGGGCGGTCTGGCCCTGTTGGCGGTCAGCGCGTTGCACACCATGCACCTGTGGCCGTTGTTGATCCCGCTTTTCCTCTGCATCGCCAGCCTGGGTTGTATTGTGCCCAACGCCTCGGCCTGCGCCATGAACGGGCAGGGCGCGCGGGCGGGCAGCGCCTCGGCGATGCTCGGTTGCCTGCAGTTCAGCGTCGCCGCCGGGGCCGCAGCATTGCTGGGTGTTTTGCACGATGGCAGCGCCATGCCGATGGCCATGGTCATCAGCCTGTGCGGGATTCTGGTGGTGAGCGTGGCGATGCTCACCCAGCGTTTGCAAAATGCTCGGGCGCTGACGCAAGCCCAAGTCTGA
- a CDS encoding heavy-metal-associated domain-containing protein, giving the protein MQVFNVEGMSCGHCVKAITQALQAKDPAASVRIDLATKEVGVESALTADQVIAAITEEGYGVKQV; this is encoded by the coding sequence ATGCAAGTGTTCAATGTTGAAGGCATGTCCTGCGGTCACTGTGTCAAGGCCATTACTCAGGCGCTGCAAGCCAAGGATCCGGCGGCCAGCGTGCGTATCGATCTGGCGACAAAAGAAGTCGGCGTAGAAAGTGCGCTGACGGCCGATCAGGTGATCGCCGCCATCACCGAAGAGGGTTACGGCGTAAAACAGGTCTAA
- a CDS encoding heavy metal translocating P-type ATPase yields the protein MSESTTFDLPIAGMTCASCAGRVERALSKVIGATAVSVNLATEQARVQAPSDSLPALMDAVQQAGYSVPQQSLELNIDGMTCASCVGRVERALTKVPGVKTVSVNLANERAHLELLGQVDPQTLIGAVTKAGYSARVWEVEHPQADNQPQRLHRERWALLAAIALALPLVLPMLLQPLGVHWMLPAWVQFALATPVQFIFGARFYVAAWKAVRAGAGNMDLLVALGTSAGYGLSVYEWATAVGRLPHLYFEASAVVIALVLLGKYLESRAKRQTTSAIRALEALRPERAIQVIDGREQEVAISALRLNDLVMVKPGERFPVDGEVMEGQSHADEALISGESLPVPKQPGDKVTGGAINGEGRLLVRTLALGAETVLARIIRLVEDAQAAKAPIQKLVDKVSQVFVPAVLLIALATLVGWWLYGAPLETALINAVAVLVIACPCALGLATPTAIMAGTGVAARYGILIKDAEALERAHEVSAVVFDKTGTLTSGTPRIAHLSAIEGDETALLQMAGALQRGSEHPLAKAVLDACAERGLTVADVGDSQSLTGRGIAGSLDGRRLALGNRRLLEESGLNAGPLADSATAWETEGRTLSWLIEQSPEPRVLGLFAFGDTLKPGALQTVQQLSARNISSHLLTGDNRGSAKVVAEALGIRDVHAEVLPADKAATVAELKKTGVVAMVGDGINDAPALAAADIGIAMGGGTDVAMHAAGITLMRGDPRLVPAALEISRKTYAKIRQNLFWAFVYNLIGLPLAAFGFLNPVLAGAAMALSSVSVVSNALLLKTWKPKDLEDNR from the coding sequence ATGTCCGAATCCACCACCTTCGATCTGCCGATCGCCGGCATGACCTGCGCCAGTTGTGCCGGGCGTGTCGAGCGCGCCTTGAGCAAAGTCATCGGCGCCACGGCCGTCAGCGTCAACCTGGCCACCGAACAGGCCCGGGTTCAAGCGCCCAGTGACAGCCTGCCGGCCTTGATGGACGCGGTGCAACAGGCCGGTTATAGCGTGCCGCAGCAGAGCCTGGAATTGAACATCGACGGCATGACCTGCGCGTCCTGCGTCGGCCGCGTCGAACGGGCGCTGACCAAGGTGCCGGGGGTGAAGACTGTCAGCGTCAACCTGGCCAACGAACGTGCGCACCTCGAACTGCTCGGCCAGGTCGACCCGCAAACCTTGATCGGCGCCGTGACCAAGGCCGGTTACTCCGCCAGGGTCTGGGAAGTCGAACACCCGCAAGCCGATAATCAACCACAACGACTGCACCGCGAGCGCTGGGCCTTGCTCGCGGCCATCGCCCTCGCCTTGCCGCTGGTGTTGCCGATGCTGCTGCAACCTTTGGGCGTGCACTGGATGCTCCCGGCGTGGGTACAGTTCGCGTTGGCCACACCCGTGCAGTTCATCTTCGGCGCACGCTTCTATGTCGCGGCGTGGAAAGCCGTCCGCGCCGGCGCCGGCAACATGGATTTGCTGGTGGCCCTGGGCACCAGTGCCGGTTACGGCTTGAGCGTTTACGAATGGGCCACCGCCGTCGGCCGCCTGCCGCACCTGTATTTCGAAGCGTCGGCGGTGGTGATCGCCTTGGTGTTGCTGGGCAAATACCTGGAAAGCCGCGCCAAACGCCAGACCACCAGCGCCATTCGCGCCCTCGAAGCCTTGCGTCCGGAACGAGCCATTCAGGTAATCGATGGCCGTGAGCAGGAGGTTGCCATCAGCGCTTTGCGCCTCAACGATCTGGTCATGGTCAAACCCGGCGAACGCTTCCCGGTGGATGGCGAGGTGATGGAAGGCCAAAGCCACGCCGATGAAGCCCTGATCAGCGGCGAAAGCCTGCCGGTCCCGAAACAACCGGGCGACAAAGTCACCGGGGGCGCCATCAATGGCGAAGGTCGTCTGCTGGTTCGCACCCTGGCGCTCGGCGCGGAAACCGTGCTGGCGCGGATCATCCGCCTGGTCGAAGACGCGCAGGCGGCAAAAGCGCCGATACAGAAACTGGTGGATAAAGTCAGCCAGGTGTTCGTGCCTGCGGTGCTGCTGATCGCGCTGGCGACTCTGGTCGGTTGGTGGTTGTACGGCGCGCCGCTGGAAACCGCGTTGATCAACGCCGTGGCGGTGTTGGTGATCGCTTGCCCTTGCGCACTCGGCTTGGCCACGCCGACGGCAATCATGGCGGGCACCGGTGTGGCTGCGCGCTACGGGATTCTGATCAAGGACGCCGAAGCCCTGGAGCGCGCCCACGAAGTCAGCGCGGTGGTGTTCGACAAAACCGGCACACTGACCTCCGGCACTCCGCGTATCGCGCATTTGAGCGCCATCGAGGGTGATGAAACCGCCTTGCTGCAAATGGCCGGCGCTCTGCAACGCGGCAGTGAGCATCCGCTGGCCAAGGCGGTGCTGGATGCCTGCGCCGAACGCGGCTTGACCGTGGCCGATGTCGGCGACAGTCAATCGCTGACCGGACGCGGCATTGCCGGCAGCCTCGATGGTCGACGGCTAGCCCTGGGCAATCGGCGTCTGCTGGAAGAAAGCGGCCTGAACGCCGGGCCATTGGCTGACTCCGCAACTGCCTGGGAAACCGAAGGCCGGACCCTGTCCTGGCTGATCGAACAAAGCCCCGAACCACGAGTGCTGGGCCTGTTCGCCTTCGGCGACACGCTCAAACCCGGCGCCTTGCAAACGGTGCAACAACTGAGTGCACGGAACATCAGCAGCCATCTGCTGACCGGCGATAACCGCGGCAGCGCCAAGGTCGTCGCCGAGGCGCTGGGCATCCGCGACGTGCACGCCGAAGTACTGCCGGCGGACAAGGCCGCCACCGTCGCCGAACTTAAAAAGACCGGCGTGGTGGCGATGGTCGGCGATGGCATCAACGACGCGCCGGCCCTTGCCGCGGCAGACATCGGCATCGCCATGGGTGGCGGCACCGACGTCGCCATGCACGCCGCCGGCATCACTCTGATGCGCGGCGACCCACGGCTGGTACCGGCTGCGCTGGAGATCAGCCGCAAGACCTACGCGAAGATTCGCCAAAACCTGTTCTGGGCCTTCGTCTATAACCTGATCGGCCTGCCACTGGCGGCATTCGGCTTCCTCAACCCGGTGCTGGCCGGCGCGGCCATGGCGTTGTCGAGCGTCAGCGTGGTCAGCAATGCGTTACTGTTGAAAACCTGGAAACCCAAAGACCTGGAGGACAACCGATGA
- the cueR gene encoding Cu(I)-responsive transcriptional regulator yields MNIGQAARQSGLSAKMIRYYESIGLLKAALRTDSGYRVYGDDDLHTLAFIKRSRDLGFSLEEVGKLLTLWQDRQRASADVKALARQHIDELNQKIRELGQLRDTLQDLVEHCHGDHRPDCPILKELASGCCAEPALS; encoded by the coding sequence ATGAACATTGGCCAAGCGGCCCGGCAGAGCGGCCTGAGCGCGAAGATGATCCGCTATTACGAGTCCATCGGCCTGCTCAAGGCGGCCCTTCGTACCGACAGTGGCTACCGGGTCTATGGCGACGACGACCTGCACACCCTGGCGTTCATCAAGCGTTCTCGGGATTTGGGGTTCTCGCTGGAGGAGGTCGGCAAACTGCTGACCCTCTGGCAGGATCGCCAGCGGGCCAGTGCCGATGTGAAGGCGCTGGCCCGTCAGCACATCGACGAGCTGAACCAGAAGATTCGCGAACTCGGCCAACTGCGCGACACCCTGCAAGACCTGGTGGAACACTGCCATGGCGACCACCGCCCAGACTGCCCGATCCTCAAGGAACTGGCGTCGGGCTGCTGCGCCGAACCCGCCCTTTCCTGA
- a CDS encoding PA4780 family RIO1-like protein kinase, with the protein MKTPKRIEPLIEDGLVDEVLRPLMSGKEAAVYVVRCGNELRCAKVYKEANKRSFRQAAEYQEGRKVRNSRQARAMAKGSKFGRKETEDAWQNAEVAALFRLASAGVRVPKPYDFLEGVLLMELVADEYGDAAPRLNDVVLEPDQAREYHGFLISQIVLMLCTGLVHGDLSEFNVLLTPTGPVIIDLPQAVDAAGNNHAFSMLERDVGNMASYFGRFAPELKRTKYAKEMWALYEAGTLHPASVLTGEFDEPEELADVGGIMREIEAARLDEERRQAVRAADDAPPSKTEEPPPPWMQ; encoded by the coding sequence ATGAAGACTCCCAAACGCATTGAACCCCTGATCGAGGACGGTCTGGTCGACGAGGTGCTGCGCCCACTCATGAGTGGTAAAGAAGCAGCTGTTTATGTGGTGCGCTGCGGCAACGAGCTGCGTTGTGCCAAGGTCTACAAGGAGGCGAACAAACGCAGTTTCCGTCAGGCGGCCGAGTATCAGGAAGGCCGTAAGGTGCGCAACAGCCGGCAGGCTCGCGCGATGGCCAAGGGCTCCAAGTTTGGCCGCAAGGAAACCGAAGACGCCTGGCAGAACGCCGAAGTGGCGGCGCTGTTCCGTCTGGCCAGTGCCGGTGTGCGGGTGCCCAAGCCGTATGACTTCCTCGAAGGCGTGCTGCTGATGGAGCTGGTGGCCGACGAGTACGGCGATGCCGCGCCGCGTCTGAACGACGTGGTGCTGGAGCCGGACCAGGCGCGCGAATATCACGGGTTTCTGATTTCGCAAATCGTGCTGATGCTGTGTACCGGTCTGGTGCACGGTGACCTGTCCGAGTTCAACGTGCTGCTGACGCCGACCGGTCCGGTCATCATCGATTTGCCGCAAGCGGTGGACGCGGCGGGCAACAACCACGCGTTCAGCATGCTGGAGCGGGACGTGGGCAACATGGCGTCGTACTTCGGTCGCTTTGCGCCGGAGTTGAAACGCACCAAGTACGCCAAGGAAATGTGGGCGTTGTACGAAGCCGGCACCTTGCACCCGGCCAGTGTCTTGACTGGCGAGTTCGACGAGCCGGAAGAGCTGGCGGACGTGGGCGGGATCATGCGCGAGATCGAGGCGGCCCGTCTCGATGAAGAGCGTCGCCAAGCGGTTCGGGCGGCGGACGATGCGCCACCGAGCAAGACCGAAGAACCGCCTCCACCGTGGATGCAGTGA
- a CDS encoding methyl-accepting chemotaxis protein codes for MVSTAFHEMVATANEVARSCSQAAESADSGQRQAREGQQQIDAAVSSVDRLSQEIEQSAQSMQQLERDSNDIQSILGTIRSIAEQTNLLALNAAIEAARAGEQGRGFAVVADEVRALAKRTADSTAEIDGLLGNLAKRTSQVTQQMHASLEVSQQSVTRIGEARNSFGQIRESVDVIRDMNTQIATAAEEQHQVAEDINRHISQIHGDAQLVAELANSARLDSQSLAGLSNELDGLVRRFRT; via the coding sequence ATGGTGTCCACGGCATTCCACGAAATGGTCGCCACCGCCAACGAAGTCGCGCGCTCTTGCAGCCAGGCTGCCGAGTCGGCCGACAGCGGTCAGCGCCAGGCGCGTGAAGGTCAGCAGCAGATCGATGCCGCGGTGAGCAGTGTCGATCGCTTGAGCCAGGAAATCGAACAGTCGGCGCAGTCGATGCAACAGCTTGAGCGCGATAGCAACGACATTCAGTCGATCCTCGGGACCATTCGTTCCATCGCCGAACAGACCAACCTGCTGGCACTGAACGCCGCCATCGAAGCGGCCCGGGCCGGTGAACAGGGTCGTGGTTTTGCGGTGGTGGCGGATGAAGTTCGCGCCCTGGCCAAACGGACTGCCGATTCCACGGCGGAAATCGACGGCCTGCTGGGCAACCTGGCCAAGCGCACCAGCCAGGTGACGCAGCAGATGCATGCGAGCCTGGAGGTGTCTCAGCAATCGGTGACCCGCATCGGCGAGGCGCGCAACAGCTTCGGGCAGATTCGTGAGTCGGTGGATGTGATTCGCGACATGAACACTCAAATCGCCACGGCGGCTGAGGAACAGCATCAGGTGGCCGAAGACATCAATCGCCACATCAGCCAGATTCATGGCGATGCGCAGTTGGTGGCGGAGCTGGCGAACTCGGCGCGCCTGGATTCTCAGAGCCTGGCGGGGTTGTCGAATGAGCTGGACGGGTTGGTTCGACGGTTCAGAACCTGA
- a CDS encoding helix-turn-helix domain-containing protein, which yields MPTNGQLSLERTIPALTVLPRPLYARAESLNAGSWTPPHRHDWVQFSYAISGVLGVHTAEGSFFAPPQWGIWIPADLEHQVVTSMRAEMRSLYVRREDCQWADGRCRVLEVTPLARELIKRFCLLPVEYPQGDSQEARLVGVLLDQLASLPEVGFSLPLPRHERLLSLCNELIESPERTVTLQEWAERLGTSEKTLMRLFQRETGLSFRGWRQRMRLLSSLSLLEEGDSVTNAALSCGYDSTSAFIAAFKGLFGFTPGELFRQ from the coding sequence ATGCCGACTAACGGACAACTTTCCCTCGAGCGGACCATCCCGGCGCTGACGGTGTTGCCGCGCCCGTTGTATGCGCGGGCGGAAAGTCTGAACGCCGGTTCGTGGACGCCGCCACATCGTCACGATTGGGTGCAGTTCTCCTACGCCATCAGCGGCGTTCTCGGCGTGCACACCGCCGAGGGCAGTTTCTTTGCGCCGCCGCAGTGGGGCATCTGGATTCCGGCGGATCTCGAGCACCAGGTCGTGACCTCGATGCGGGCCGAAATGCGCAGCCTGTACGTACGTCGCGAGGACTGCCAATGGGCGGACGGGCGTTGCCGGGTGCTGGAAGTCACGCCATTGGCGCGGGAGTTGATCAAGCGCTTTTGCCTGCTTCCCGTGGAATATCCACAGGGCGACAGCCAGGAGGCGCGATTGGTGGGTGTGCTGCTGGATCAGTTGGCGAGTCTGCCGGAGGTGGGGTTTTCCCTGCCGCTGCCCCGGCATGAGCGTTTGCTGAGCTTGTGCAACGAGCTGATCGAAAGCCCCGAGCGCACGGTGACCTTGCAGGAATGGGCCGAGCGTTTGGGCACGTCGGAGAAAACCCTGATGCGCTTGTTTCAGCGTGAAACCGGGTTGAGTTTTAGAGGCTGGCGGCAGCGTATGCGGCTGCTGTCGTCCTTGAGTTTGCTGGAGGAGGGAGACAGCGTGACCAATGCCGCGCTGTCTTGCGGGTATGACTCGACGTCGGCGTTTATTGCGGCGTTCAAGGGGCTGTTCGGATTTACCCCCGGCGAATTGTTTAGGCAGTGA
- a CDS encoding bile acid:sodium symporter family protein, whose product MHAFKHLKRVVTDWFLCGMLIATLLAYVFPSFGATGGGMHAEYVINIGVFLVFFLHGVNLSSEQIRHGLKNWKLHVMVQTFTFAVFPLIWLLSDKLLGSHIPSLLMLGFLYLCALPSTISSSVALTGSAGGNVPAAILNASLSSVLGIFLTPLLVSFVVGSGAGGIDLGSTLLDLCAMLLLPLVLGQLLRPLLGKFFARHKRYTNIADKLVILLLVYSAFCNSMVSGMWQKQGNSVILTALMGSAMLLAIILWMTTRTARALRFSPADEIAAVFCASKKSLAAGAPMAALIFGANPGLGLILLPIMIYHPLQLIVCSVMAEGYANHHRELAAQHNAAEPNPQ is encoded by the coding sequence ATGCATGCCTTCAAACACCTCAAACGCGTGGTCACCGACTGGTTCTTGTGCGGCATGCTGATCGCCACGCTGCTGGCGTATGTCTTCCCGAGCTTCGGCGCTACCGGCGGCGGGATGCACGCGGAGTACGTGATCAACATCGGCGTGTTTCTGGTGTTCTTCCTGCATGGGGTCAACCTTTCCAGCGAGCAGATCCGCCACGGGCTGAAAAACTGGAAGCTGCACGTGATGGTTCAAACCTTCACCTTCGCGGTGTTTCCGTTGATCTGGCTGCTGAGCGACAAGCTGCTGGGCTCACACATTCCATCACTGCTGATGCTCGGTTTCCTCTACCTCTGCGCCCTGCCCTCGACCATTTCCTCCTCCGTGGCCCTGACCGGCAGCGCGGGCGGCAACGTACCAGCGGCGATTCTCAACGCGAGCCTGTCCAGCGTGCTGGGGATTTTTTTGACACCGTTGCTGGTGAGTTTCGTGGTCGGCAGCGGCGCGGGTGGTATTGACCTGGGTTCAACCCTGCTCGACCTGTGCGCGATGTTGCTGTTGCCGCTGGTGCTCGGGCAATTGCTACGGCCGTTGCTGGGCAAGTTTTTCGCTCGGCACAAACGCTACACCAACATTGCCGACAAACTGGTGATCCTGCTGCTGGTGTACTCGGCGTTCTGCAACTCGATGGTGTCGGGGATGTGGCAGAAACAAGGCAACAGCGTGATTCTCACTGCGCTGATGGGCAGTGCGATGTTGCTGGCGATCATTCTGTGGATGACCACCCGCACCGCCCGTGCGCTGAGGTTCAGTCCCGCCGATGAGATTGCCGCGGTGTTCTGCGCCAGCAAGAAATCCCTGGCGGCCGGCGCGCCGATGGCGGCGCTGATCTTCGGCGCCAACCCCGGCCTTGGGTTGATCCTGCTGCCGATCATGATCTATCACCCGTTGCAGTTGATCGTCTGCTCGGTGATGGCCGAGGGTTACGCCAACCACCACCGGGAACTGGCCGCGCAGCACAACGCGGCGGAGCCCAATCCTCAATAA